ATTCCAAACGAGTGCGTCGCGAACGACGGTGCAACAAGCGAGATAAAGATCTCTTGATCTTGGCCGTACGATGGCAACACGAAAGTAATCGACAACATCCCTCCATACGACACCGTTGGCTCCGCCGATAAAATTGACGGCCGCAGAAACTCGTACTGCTCAGCCATGTAGTGTGGGTAAAACGCCTCCAAACTCAAATCAGTTGGGTAAGGAAACGCTGTGAAGTTGTATTTCACGTGCGGATTGCTCCCACCCACTATGATCCTGCCATCTGGCAAAAGCGTAGCCGTCGAATGGTACATTCTGGGAATCGTTGTAGGGGTCATGACCACGAATCTCCGGGTCGGGTCTTCGTTTGGGATGTAAAGAACCGGGTTGAAAACCGGGTTCACGGCATCCTCCCAACCCGCCGTCCCATTCATTGCTCCGTTAACAATTATAACGTCGCCAGTAGGTAACAAAATCAAATCGGGCATGACCCGAGGCGTGGGCATCTGCTCCATAACCCATTTTGGATCCGGGTCGGACACTTTCATTCTCCCGCAAGATCTCGATGCTTCCAAGTAAACATTCATCTTATCGGAACTGTTATATGCAGCTAACGGCGCACCGCCGCAAATCAAAATCTCCGCCTCCGGAAGCGCCGTGATGTTGACATCATTGAACCGGAGAGGAAGCATAACGGATGAGCCAGTGCTCGGATAATTCCTTTTGTCCTGTCCGGGCATGACCGGATACTCCTTGAGAATCCGATTCTGATTGTAATCCAACAAGATCGATCTCTTATTAGCGAATATGAAAAGATTCCCGTCCGGCAACAGATGGAGGAACGGATAAAGATTGTTCTCCTCAGATGGATCTCTTGTCTGTACCAAGAATCGAAGATAATTACTCTTGTTATCGCCGACGATCGAATTCTTAGGGTAGAATTCGTAAGAGAAAGCGATTCTACCGCCGACGACGATGATTCGTCCGTCGGGGAGTATCTGATTGGAAGCATACCATCTACGGTCCCAGAGTCGATCCGTGGTCTCCACCCAATCACACGTGTCATCATCGCAAGGAGTGAACGTGCGGATCACGTGTTCACCATCTCTGTATCCCCCAGTTTGGACGAGAGTGCCGTTAGCGTCTAGTGAGCCGGAGGAGCACCAGGTGTCGGTGTGGATCGTGAGTGGGCGGAATTTGTTGGAAGCAATGTCGTATAGGACAGAGTGAGCGGTGCAGTCAGGGTTCAAGAATTCGTCGTTGGTGCGGCAGGTTTGGTTCGAAGGGAGAGAGATATTGGAAGGGCCGAAGTCCGTTCGGTCAAAGATAATGAGCTTGTTGTTCTTGAGAACTTGCATATGCATGGCAGAGATGCCTATGCTGGTATGTAGAAGAACCCACTCCCCCTCCGATACGGGGCTGGCTGGTGCTGGTGACGGCATGTAGTTGTTCATGTCTGATAATGAAGCAACACTCAACAGCTGTGAAAGAAGCAATAGAGTTGCTAAGAAAGATTGGTTCTTGACCATCGCCATTTGTGGGTTTTCTTCCAGCTGGTTGACGGGTTTTAGAGACGATGGGGTTTAAGATAGATGGTTAGAACATAAGCAGCGACAACGCAATGAAGGATTAGGCGCCACCAACTAACGTTAACaatagtaataattcaaaaatgcTGGACTTATAGTTATATATAGAGGGCTGAAAATGTGATATGAGAAAGGAAAGGAGATCCTTTTGCTTCTCCTAATGGTAAAACTAAGCCAGTAATGTAGTCCCTTGGCATCCAAATGAAAAGATTACATCTATGATGAGGGGGGAAAAGAGAGTGAAATGAATTAGaaaggaatgaaaaaaaaagtaggtaATTACTGACCCAATGCTTGTGGTTTGCCATTGGGTATGGGTGATTGATGCGGATGCTGATAGTGAAGCGGAGAAGCATGGGAGCCGTTGGGTATAGAAAGGCTCCTCTGTTGCTGACCATTCCTCGACAGAGACCCTGCTTGTGTTAGAATGCCATTTCTAGCATTTGGACTGGACCCGATTCGGTCAGCACGCAAGGTCTGAAAATAGTAAGATGAGCTTGCCATGTCCTTGAGGTtgggcagaggcttcaaagctTCAACAACTTCACTCATAAGAGGCCTAACTTTGGGATCACGGCTAAGACAATGAGCAGCAATCTGTACTGCTTTCTGGGCACCTTTTATAGAAAAATGGCCTTCCAGACGTGGGTCAATCAATCTGTAGAATCTTCTTCTCTCTCGTAGATGGGGACGAGCCCATTCAACAAGGTTATGCTCCCCATTAGGACGGTTCTTGTCCATAGATCTCCTACCAGTC
This genomic stretch from Tripterygium wilfordii isolate XIE 37 chromosome 22, ASM1340144v1, whole genome shotgun sequence harbors:
- the LOC119990464 gene encoding aldehyde oxidase GLOX encodes the protein MAMVKNQSFLATLLLLSQLLSVASLSDMNNYMPSPAPASPVSEGEWVLLHTSIGISAMHMQVLKNNKLIIFDRTDFGPSNISLPSNQTCRTNDEFLNPDCTAHSVLYDIASNKFRPLTIHTDTWCSSGSLDANGTLVQTGGYRDGEHVIRTFTPCDDDTCDWVETTDRLWDRRWYASNQILPDGRIIVVGGRIAFSYEFYPKNSIVGDNKSNYLRFLVQTRDPSEENNLYPFLHLLPDGNLFIFANKRSILLDYNQNRILKEYPVMPGQDKRNYPSTGSSVMLPLRFNDVNITALPEAEILICGGAPLAAYNSSDKMNVYLEASRSCGRMKVSDPDPKWVMEQMPTPRVMPDLILLPTGDVIIVNGAMNGTAGWEDAVNPVFNPVLYIPNEDPTRRFVVMTPTTIPRMYHSTATLLPDGRIIVGGSNPHVKYNFTAFPYPTDLSLEAFYPHYMAEQYEFLRPSILSAEPTVSYGGMLSITFVLPSYGQDQEIFISLVAPSFATHSFGMNQRMLVLGVESMVHLSTFAFKINAYGPTNANVAPPGYYMIFVVHAGIPSNAVWVKVQ